The Episyrphus balteatus chromosome 4, idEpiBalt1.1, whole genome shotgun sequence genome includes a window with the following:
- the LOC129919906 gene encoding kelch repeat and BTB domain-containing protein 8-like, giving the protein MQKQESSISINQPNSYTMKLCEKLLTFTEKGQFSDICIISSDNVKFYSHKNVLSAASDYFMAMFGDSPTSTQVKIHEVSGKVLKAILTFVYTGQIELQSETVEDILRGATFFQIQSLITQCNFFTAEQLDIKNCLNFAMISNQYGPIELYQQAIWFAGVNFDRISKEEDFLKLDENLLNAIISRRNLWVSSEEVFYFSLIKWIDHDKLNREKSAVKLFSNVRYWMLSLDFIKEHKSKMPKQMECVELVCTWLEWYSSPRGMMWSCFRACKEAHSYFTTNYIDPYINHPYAQKFIQIVAILVLLLIKTSATILK; this is encoded by the coding sequence ATGCAAAAACAAGAATCTTCTATTTCGATCAACCAACCCAACAGTTATACTATGAAATTATGTGAAAAACTCCTAACATTCACTGAAAAGGGACAATTTTCAGATATTTGCATCATTTCTTCTGATAAcgtaaaattttattcacacaaaaatgTCCTGTCAGCAGCAAGTGATTATTTTATGGCAATGTTTGGTGATAGTCCCACATCTACACAAGTTAAAATCCACGAAGTGAGTGGAAAAGTCTTAAAAGCTATACTAACTTTTGTGTATACCGGGCAAATTGAACTTCAAAGTGAAACGGTGGAGGATATTTTGAGAGGagcaacattttttcaaattcaatcaCTCATCACACAGTGCAATTTCTTTACGGCTGAACAGTTAGACATCAAGAATTGTTTGAACTTCGCAATGATTTCCAATCAATATGGTCCAATTGAACTCTATCAGCAAGCTATCTGGTTTGCAGGTGTGAATTTCGACCGAATTTCCAAAGAAGAGGACTTTCTTAAACTCGACGAAAATCTGTTAAATGCAATTATATCACGTAGAAATCTTTGGGTAAGCTCagaagaagttttttatttCAGCCTGATCAAATGGATCGACCACGACAAGCTGAATCGAGAAAAAAGTGCTGTGAAATTATTTTCCAATGTTCGTTATTGGATGTTGAGTTTGGACTTTATTAAAGAACACAAATCGAAGATGCCTAAACAAATGGAATGTGTGGAATTGGTTTGTACGTGGCTTGAATGGTATTCATCACCTCGTGGAATGATGTGGAGCTGTTTTCGTGCTTGTAAAGAGGCTCATTCCTACTTTACCACCAATTATATTGACCCCTATATTAACCACCCATACGCtcaaaaatttatacaaattgttGCCATTTTAGTATTGTTGCTGATAAAAACATCAGCAACAATACTAAAATGA
- the LOC129918058 gene encoding kelch-like protein 3, with translation MQEQESSTTSTNHHSCYTSNLCEKLLTFGEKGQFSDICIISSDNVKFHLHKCVLSAASNYFMNMFSNNINKSPYTVVKIHKVNGKILKRILTFFYTGQIELENDTADILRAVSVFEIQALLMDCLNKLMTKKLDTKNFLDIVMIANQYGLGVLSEKVSKFAGLNFDQISKEEDFLKIDENLLSAIISREDLCVSSEENVYFSLVKWINHDKLNREQYAYELFSKVRYWLLSLDFIKEHRSKMPKQVECVELVCTWLEWYSSPRGLMHNYIRAGKEKFLIFFGYFKRFLKIVTILLCLMIVILEINFRRQKNLNLYKMQGQQSSSSSIFQSSNFASKLCEKLLASSEEGQFSDICLISSDDVRFNGHKCVLTAFSEYFKVMFGGALKEASSREVKIHEVNGKVLKPILTFLYTGQIELQSDTIEDILSAANFFQIQLLIQECYNFMGEKLDSKNCLGITMFADQHGLVELFQKASKFASARFETICNDQDFLKLDENQLSAIISSEELCVSSEEKVYFNLIKWLQHDRPNREKIAFKLFSKVRYWLLSLDFIKKHRSKLPNQVECLELVCTWLEWHSSPEGLRTIKSMEYSKPNKPHGLLLIGGGGIQTYDAELNIWTFESLSNLPYRFDKVVALKNKLIFSWLEKPLTCFNLQTKQVTNLPRMNIQRRSYGLAVLNDELYVIGGQKYLSPWKRVVEKYNYSTGKWQDVAPMNTIFSSPKVAVANGQLYVVGDRSPTMECLNPATNEWTSKPIAELPKSAFGFAEVGGNLYKIGGAQYSETRYGKDTYFKSVQSFDPFSSTWTQKGQMKIALADPHCISWNNRLITCGGRDETGTSLNLVQEYNPNTNEWRSLAQLIEYMPSNEYGLVAFN, from the exons ATGCAAGAACAAGAATCTTCAACTACTTCGACCAACCATCACAGCTGTTATACTTCgaatttatgtgaaaaactcCTCACATTCGGTGAAAAAGGACAATTTTCAGATATTTGCATCATTTCTTCGGATAATGTTAAATTCCATTTACACAAATGTGTCTTGTCAGCAGCAAGTAATTATTTCATGAATATGTTTAGCAACAACATAAACAAATCACCATATACCGTAGTTAAAATCCATAAGGTGAACGGAAAAATCCTAAAACGCATACTAACTTTCTTTTACACTGGACAAATCGAACTTGAAAACGACACGGCAGATATTTTAAGAGCAGTATCAGTTTTCGAAATTCAAGCACTTCTCATGGACTGTCTGAACAAATTAATGACTAAAAAACTAGAcaccaaaaattttttggacattGTTATGATTGCTAATCAATACGGTCTGGGGGTACTCTCTGAGAAAGTCTCCAAGTTTGCAGGTTTGAATTTCGACCAAATCTCCAAGGAAGAGGACTTTCTTAAGATCGATGAAAATCTTTTAAGTGCAATTATATCACGTGAAGATCTTTGTGTTAGCTCGGAAGAAAATGTTTATTTCAGCCTGGTCAAATGGATCAACCACGACAAACTGAATCGAGAACAATATGCTTACGAGTTATTCTCCAAAGTTCGTTATTGGCTGTTAAGTTTGGATTTTATTAAGGAACACAGATCAAAGATGCCTAAGCAAGTGGAATGTGTGGAATTGGTTTGCACTTGGCTTGAATGGTATTCATCACCCCGTGGACTGATGCACAACTACATTCGTGCTGGCAAAGAGAAGTTCTTAATCTTTTTTGGATAtttcaaaagatttttaaaaattgttaccATTTTACTATGTTTGATGATCGTAATACTAGAAATAAATTTTcgtagacaaaaa AATCTGAATCTCTACAAAATGCAAGGACAAcaatcttcatcttcatcaatCTTTCAATCAAGcaattttgcttcgaaattatGTGAAAAACTTCTGGCATCCAGCGAAGAAGGGCAATTTTCGGATATTTGTCTAATTTCTTCTGATGATGTGAGATTTAATGGCCACAAATGTGTCCTTACAGCTTTCAGTGAATATTTCAAAGTAATGTTTGGAGGTGCTCTAAAAGAGGCATCATCTCGTGAAGTTAAAATACACGAAGTTAATGGAAAAGTCTTGAAACCTATACTCACTTTTCTGTACACTGGTCAAATCGAACTTCAAAGTGACACGATTGAAGACATTTTAAGTGCTGCCAACTTTTTCCAAATTCAATTACTCATTCAAGAGTGTTATAATTTCATGGGCGAAAAGTTAGACTCCAAGAACTGTTTAGGCATTACAATGTTTGCTGATCAACATGGTTTGGTTGAACTTTTCCAAAAAGCTTCCAAGTTCGCAAGTGCTCGTTTCGAAACAATTTGCAACGATCAGGACTTTCTCAAGCTCGATGAAAACCAATTAAGTGCAATTATTTCAAGTGAAGAACTTTGTGTCAGCTCGGAAGAAAAAGTCTATTTCAATCTAATCAAATGGCTGCAACATGACAGACCGAACCGAGAAAAGATAGCCTTCAAATTGTTCTCGAAAGTTCGTTACTGGCTATTGAGTTTGGACTTTATCAAAAAACATCGATCCAAGTTGCCTAATCAAGTTGAATGCTTGGAATTGGTTTGCACATGGCTTGAATGGCATTCATCACCCGAAGGACTGAGGACAATAAAGTCTATGGAATATTCCAAACCTAACAAACCACATGGACTTCTTTTGATCGGTGGCGGAGGAATACAAACTTATGATGCAGAATTGAACATTTGGACTTTTGAGTCTTTATCAAATCTGCCATATCGATTTGATAAGGTTGTTGCTCTTAAAAACAAGCTTATTTTTTCATGGCTTGAAAAACCTTTAACTTGCTTTAATcttcaaacaaaacaagttaCAAATCTACCAAGGATGAACATACAACGTCGTAGTTATGGATTGGCAGTGTTAAACGATGAATTGTATGTGATTGGCGGTCAGAAATATCTATCGCCTTGGAAACGTGTTGTTGAAAAATATAACTATTCAACTGGTAAATGGCAGGATGTTGCTCCAATGAATACAATATTTTCATCACCCAAAGTAGCTGTTGCCAATGGACAATTGTATGTTGTTGGTGATAGATCACCCACTATGGAATGCCTAAATCCGGCCACTAACGAATGGACTTCAAAGCCTATTGCTGAATTGCCAAAATCGGCATTTGGATTTGCCGAAGTTGGTGgaaatttgtacaaaattgGAGGAGCACAATACAGTGAGACAAGATATGGAAAAGATACATATTTTAAGAGCGTTCAGAGTTTCGATCCGTTTAGTAGTACCTGGACACAGAAGGGACAAATGAAAATAGCTTTAGCTGATCCACATTGTATAAGTTGGAATAATCGATTGATTACTTGTGGGGGTCGTGATGAAACCGGTACGAGTCTGAATTTGGTACAAGAATATAATCCGAATACTAATGAATGGAGATCATTGGCTCAATTGATTGAATATATGCCTTCAAATGAATATGGTCTTGTTGCATTTAATTAA
- the LOC129919907 gene encoding uncharacterized protein LOC129919907: MNKLMILTVLFVGAVLIVDVVNSQLPPPTDQRSPTKQLVGNHAGFSSLAGSQNAGFRALNHANAKEEKDEEEGSEISKIAKKMKKGIKDRRRGNKKDDEGKDKEESS, encoded by the exons ATGAACAAGTTAATGATATTGACTGTATTATTTGTTGGAGCTGTCCTTATTGTg GACGTTGTTAACTCGCAACTGCCACCACCAACAGATCAAAGATCACCAACAAAACAACTTGTTGGTAATCATGCTGGTTTCTCATCACTCGCCGGTTCTCAAAATGCCGGATTTAGAGCTTTGAATCATGCAAATGCAAAGGAAGAAAAAGATGAAGAAGAAGGCAGCGAAATTTctaagattgcaaaaaaaatgaagaagggAATTAAGGATCGTAGACGAGGAAACAAAAAAGATGATGAAGGAAAGGACAAAGAGGAATCtagttaa